The genomic segment CTTTTTTCATTTCCAAGACCATTTCTCCTATATATTTCAAATAAAAAACACCCTCGAATATACGAGGATGTCATTCCAATTCAATTACCAGTTTATAAAAACATAAATCCGAAAATCCGTTAATTTTACTCTTCTTTCAAAGGAAGTGTAATCGTCAATGTCGTTCCTTTATTTACAGCACTATCAATTTCTAGCGTTCCATTCATCGTTTGAATAATTTTTAATGCGACCATTGTCCCTAATCCGGTTCCTTTTTCTTTCGTGCTAAAGTACGGTTCGCCGTAGCGGCTGATTTGCTCTGGTGTCATTCCAATACCGGTGTCTTTAATTTTTATAACGATGTGATCATCGATAAGGTATGATAAAATGGTTAGTTCACCGCCATTTGGCATCGCTTCGACCGCATTTTTGACTAAGTTTAAGAAACATTGCTGGAAATATTGGATACTGCCGATCGTACATCCTGAATGTACATCAGAAGAAATGGTAATGGAGTTCATATTCGCTAATGGCCGAACGATATCAACGACTTTTTTTAATTCTCGGTCAACATCAATTGTTTCAATTTTTTCCGGTGCTGGTTTGGCAAAAGTTAAGTAATCATCGATGATTAACTTCGCTCTGTTTAATTCTTCAAGCGCAATATGAATATATTGATCTTTTATTTCTTTCGATAAGCTGGGAGATCTAAGAAGCTGCATAAACCCTTGAACAACCGTTAATGGATTACGTACTTCATGCGAGATACTGGCAGCCAACTGACTGACAATTTCCATTTTC from the Bacillus sp. (in: firmicutes) genome contains:
- a CDS encoding sensor histidine kinase, yielding MDFIFINQNVLNDLFYILVSIFVYYFLIDHVSLFQKYRHYRQLLMVVCLSVPLILCMRFPIYIAPNCVHDLRQLPFIIGTLNGGWTVGLPLLMILLIVRFVFYGYNYITVVIYITMLIVCAIYSRTYNQLNRSQKLVMAPMITFFLAILSTIIAVVISDFQVTDTYIIDFIIVPTIAILFLIYIIELLSEAMMMRTKLIKVEKMEIVSQLAASISHEVRNPLTVVQGFMQLLRSPSLSKEIKDQYIHIALEELNRAKLIIDDYLTFAKPAPEKIETIDVDRELKKVVDIVRPLANMNSITISSDVHSGCTIGSIQYFQQCFLNLVKNAVEAMPNGGELTILSYLIDDHIVIKIKDTGIGMTPEQISRYGEPYFSTKEKGTGLGTMVALKIIQTMNGTLEIDSAVNKGTTLTITLPLKEE